In Kutzneria kofuensis, the DNA window CAGCACCATCGGGATCTCCCGAAGCAGGACGTCCCGGATCGCGCCGCCGCCGATGCCGACCGTCATGCCGATCAGGCAGGCCGTGTACGCCGGCACCTGGTGCTGCAACGCCGTTGTCGTGCCGGCCGTGACGAACACGCCGAGGCCGACCGCGTCCGCCAGCAGGACCGCCCTGCGCAGACGGGCAACCTGCGGGTGGAAGAAGAACACCACGATTCCGGTCAGCGCCGCCGTGAGCAGGTAGGGCCAACTACGCAGCGTGGTCGGCGGGTGGATGCCGAGCAGCACGTCCCGGATGATGCCGCCGCCCAGCGCCGTCGTCAGGCCCAGCACGACCACGCCGAACAGATCCAGCTTCGCCCGCACGGCGGCCAGCGCTCCGGACGCCGCGAACGCCACTAGACCGATCAGCTCAATGACCACGGTTGCGCAGCGTACGGGTCCTACTATCCGTAGAGATGGATGCTCCGGTTGGAGCCGACCGGAGAATGGGAACCATGCGGATCATCCTGGTACGGCACGGGGAGAGCCTCGGCAACGTCGACGAGCTGGCGTACTGCCGGATCCCCGACCACGCGCTGCCGCTGACGCCCCACGGCGAACAGCAGGTCGCCGACACCGCCCCGGAGATCAGGGCGCTGCTGGCGCCCGGGCCGGTCGCCGCGTACGTGAGCCCGTACCTGCGGACCAGACAGACCCTGGAGCTGCTCGGCGTGCGGGACCTGACCGAGCGGATGATCGCCGAGCCGCGGCTGCGGGAACAGGACTGGGGCAACCTGCAGGACCCCGTCGAGCAGGAGGTGCAGAAGCGTCTTCGGCACGAGTTCGGGCACTTCTTCTACCGGCTGCCCCACGGCGAGTCCGGCGCCGACGTCGACGACCGCGTCGCCAGCTTCCTCGCCGAGCTGGAGCTGCGGATGCTCCAGCAGGCCAGCCACCCGACCACCGTGCTGGTGGTGTCCCACGGCCTGGCCATGCGGCTGCTGTGCCGGCGGCTGTTCTCGTGGAGCATCGAGCTGTTCGAGTCGCTGTCCAATCCCGGGCACTGCGAGTACCGGGTGCTGGAGCGGGCCGCCGACGGGGAATGGACGATCGACCGTCCGTTCGGCCAGTGGCGGCAGTCGCCGGACGGCTCCACCCAGAAGACGTCCGTGCGCTGAGTCAGGTCGACGCACGGTCGGCGGGCACCGACAGTCCGGTGCGCGCCAGCTTGTGCCAGGGCAACCGCGCGCCCGCCAATGCCGTCATCACCGACTGCAGCACCACCAGGTACATCAGCTGCCGGTACACGAACTGCTGCAACGGCAGCGCCAGCAGTGGCCCGAGCCGCTCGCGGTCCAGCCGGAAGGCGATGATCGCCGGAACCACCTGCATCGCCAGGAAGGCCAGCCAGTACACGAGCGTCGACAGCCAGTCGCCGGTGACGATCCCGAAGACCGCCGCCACGTCGACGAACGGCCCGAGCACCGGCAGCGCCACCTGGAACAGCAGCAGGTACGGGATGCCGCGGCGGCCGAGCCGCCCGGCCGGGCCGCGCTCGACCACCGCCCGGCGGTGCTTCCACACCGCCTGCAACGTGCCGTAACACCAGCGGTAGCGCTGCTTCCACAGCTGCCCGAGGGTGGCCGGAGCCTCGGTCCAGGCCA includes these proteins:
- a CDS encoding trimeric intracellular cation channel family protein, whose product is MVIELIGLVAFAASGALAAVRAKLDLFGVVVLGLTTALGGGIIRDVLLGIHPPTTLRSWPYLLTAALTGIVVFFFHPQVARLRRAVLLADAVGLGVFVTAGTTTALQHQVPAYTACLIGMTVGIGGGAIRDVLLREIPMVLRKEIYAVAALAGAVVVPLTARLGLPDLWGTVIGSALVVAIRLIALWRHWNAPVPRADGTAAS
- a CDS encoding histidine phosphatase family protein, which translates into the protein MRIILVRHGESLGNVDELAYCRIPDHALPLTPHGEQQVADTAPEIRALLAPGPVAAYVSPYLRTRQTLELLGVRDLTERMIAEPRLREQDWGNLQDPVEQEVQKRLRHEFGHFFYRLPHGESGADVDDRVASFLAELELRMLQQASHPTTVLVVSHGLAMRLLCRRLFSWSIELFESLSNPGHCEYRVLERAADGEWTIDRPFGQWRQSPDGSTQKTSVR